Sequence from the Ammospiza nelsoni isolate bAmmNel1 chromosome 7, bAmmNel1.pri, whole genome shotgun sequence genome:
aggaggggctgcagtgccagctggtgctgccctgcGCCCGGCCACAGGACACAGGGGAGTTTGTCTGTGATGCTGGTGGGGACTCTGTCTTCTACACAGTCACCGTGGCAGGTGGGTACAACAGACACCTACATCCCTCTGCcccttctccctctgccccagctccttgCTCACGCTGTGGTTTCAGCACCTCAGCTGCCTGTCATCTCCTTGAGAGCAGTTCCTTGCCCATGcccctgggctggaaggggatGTGGGCAGGAGCATACAAGCTGGTCTGTCtcctcccagagctctgtgtcacaCTGCCCCCCCTACACTCCAGAGCACAACCATCTGCCTGCCTCTGGGTGATGCCACCtcacaccccagccctgctgttccctcagcttgcagcactgcagggctgggatatccatggccacagctgccagggcaggtaGGATGGGAGGCCAAGTGACACAAGGTCTTGGTTCTCTCAGCCCTGAGGGTCTGCCTCACCCCAgtgctggaggcagagcagctctgggaggcgTTAGCAGGGCGGCCCTTGATGTTGGAGTGCCAGGTATCCCCTGCAGATGCCCCTGTCCACTGGCTGAAGGACAGGGAGGCTGTGGTCCCCATGCAGGTCCTGGCCATCTGCTCAGAGGGACATTCACAGATGCTGCAcattgctgcagctgcactgcctGACTCAGGGGGTACCTGTGCCATGCTGGGGACAATGCTGCCAGCTTTGGGCTGACCGTGAGCTGTGAGCTGCCCAGGGGATTCCTGTCCTCACGTGAGACTCACTCAGGagcacagctgagccctgccatGTCCCCAGCAGAGGTACCAGTGAGGATTGTCAGTTCCAACAAGGAGGCCTCTCACTCCTACATGGTCGGGCAGCGCGTGGAGCTGTGGTGCCAGCTGTCCCGCCCAGTGTCCCCGGTGCGCTGGTACAAGGATGGCAAAGAAGTGGAGGTGGGCGAGAGactggtgctggagcaggaagggctgcagtgccgcctggtgctgccctgtgcccggATACAAGACACAGGGGAGTTCCTCTGCAATGCCAGCGATGCATCTGTCTCCTACTCCATCTTGGTGGCAGGttggtggcacagcagggacatccTGGAAAGGGTAGCACTGCCCCATCTCTgtgctctggggtccccagccctgctccctgccctcagcattgTGGAGGAGGGCATGCAGTTCcatctctgtgcctgctgcccctgctctgagcagttCCATCCTCTTTGCCCTGGGGTGAGAGGATGTAGCATCCATACAGCCACGTGGGCACAGGGATACAGGTGACAGCAAAtagacacagcagagcaggaagcagAGCACTGAACAGGTCACACACTCTTCCTCTACACCCCCAACAGAGCCACCAGTGAGAATCCTGCAGCCTCCACAGCGctcactggagctgctggttcAGGCGCCGGGGTGTGTGGAACTGCGGTGCGAGCTCTCCGTGCCGGATGCTCCGGTGCACTGGTTCAAGGACGGCTTGGAGGTGGACGAGACTGAcaacctgcagctgctggtggaggGGGCCTGGCGCTGCCTCTTCATCCCCACGAGCAGTGCAGAGGATGCAGGCGAGTACATCTGCGAGACCAAGGACGAGGCCGTCTCCTTCGATGTCAAGGTGTCAGGTCAGTGCTGATGTGGTTCTGGCCACAGTGGGTGCCCATCCTCTGGGTCACCCAGCACAGGGGCTtacctggggctggcagcagaggggtgcccagggctgtgctgtccctgggctgctctgtaTCACAGATATGCCATACCTGCAGAGCCCCCGGTGAGgatcctgcagccctgcagacctGTCCCTGTCATGACGGTGTCCCCGGGGGAGACAGTGACACTGTGCTGTGAGCTGTCCCGTGCAGATACACCCGTGTGCTGGGCAAAGGAGGGTGTCAGGCTCGAGGCTGGGGGTGGCCTGGtcctggaggaggagggtgtCCATCGCCGGCTGCTCATCCCCGCTGCCCAAGCTGAGCACTCTGGAAAATACACCTGTGACACCGCCAATGACACAGTGACTTTCACCATCCAAGTGTTGAGTGAGCATGAGGGTAGGGAAGAGCCTGGTGTGGGTGTTGGGTGCACAAACCCCAGAGACCTCAGCCCTATTGGTGCTGGATGCTGCAGATCCACTGGTCAGGATCCTGGAGAAGGATGTCCTGCCTACCCACCGGCGTTGCCAGGCCATGGAGGACCTGGTGCTGGAGGTGCAGCTCTCACACACCCACGGGGAGGTGAAGTGGTACAAGGAcggggagaagctgcaggacaCGGGGCGTGTGCGGCTGGAGGAGGACGGGGTGCGCCGATCCCTCGTGATCCTGGGTGCTACGGGCAAGGATGCTGGGGAGTATCTCTGTGACACTGGTGATGACAGCATCGTCTTCTTCATCACTGTAGAAGGTGAGCAGGAGGTCCTGGTGGGGATGGTCGGGGGAACAGGAGTGAGGTGGGtctgtggctgctggcagggtggtgtgaggctgggctgggtggcagTGAGCACAGGGAGGCTGGTGGGGGGCACATGGGGAGTGGGCTGCATCTGTATGGTGGCCCTGTGGAAACCCCTGcgctgctcagctgcagccagaggagtCTGGACAGGGTGTGGCTATTGTGccacccagcacaggctgctgttgGGCTGACAGCCCATctctccagccccagagccaccGGTGACCATTGTGGGCAGCACGGGTGCCGTGGCACATCGCTGCCTGGTGGCTGGGGAAGACCTGGTGCTGGCTTGTGAGCTCTCTCGGCCCGACGCCGTGGTGCGCTGGCTCCGGAATGGCCAGGAGGTGCACCCGGGTGAGCGGGTGCAGCTGGAGGCCCGCGGGGTGCTGCGGCAGCTCACCATCactggggcacagcccagcgACGCGGGGTGCTACATCTGTGATGCTGCCAGCGACCGCATGGTGACAAACGTGGAGGTGTCGGGTGAGCTGGCTCAGAACCCAGGGACCCCCAGAATGGTGGGGTCGTGCCACAGACACAAGGGGAGGGGAAGCCTTTGTGACCCTGCTGATGCAGAGGCCGGGGTGGCAGCATGGCAGGGAAGGGTGGGAGCCCTGTCCCCAACCCTCCAGGAGCCGTTGGTTAGAAAGAGACACGTCAGGGTCGTGGCGAGAcatgtccctgctgcctcccccagCCAGGGGCTGTTTAAATTTAGCCTTGGCTGGCTCCCAGGCGCCTctcctcctgcttcagctgccaaaggctgagctcagcctggacCCTTATCAGCTGGAGAtggagggctgtgcagggtgggagGGGGCCTGTTGCAGGCGGGTGTCCTGGCTTCCCAGAAAGGTGTTCTGGGTGGGCAGTACAATTAAATTAATGGTCTCAACATGGCAGCGGTGCTGCCTGTACAGGGAGTGCTGTGGGAGTGATGGGCTCTGCGGCTGTCCCTTCCCTGAGGGAACCCTGAGCTGCCAGACCTCTCTATCCTGCATGCCTGCCCCTTGGGACCCCTGTCTAGTCCCACTATGACCCCTAGCCAGCCCCATAGCCCTTCTGCCCCATGGTGACCCACTGAAGGATCACCTCTCCTCTTGAAGCATTGCTatccctgcactgccccacACTGTGGGGACATCCCTGAACCCTGTCTTGTCCCCTGCACCCCTCAGCCCGGCCTGTGTGCATTGTCAACAAGGAGGAGGCGCAGAGCCCGCTGGAGGTGCAGGAGGGGGACAGTGTGACACTGGTGGCTCGGCTGTCCCTGGAGACAGCGGCAGTGCAGTGGCAGAAGGATGGACAGACGCTGTGCTCAGGTGGGCGGCTGCTGGTGTGCAGCGAGGGTCCCACACGCAGCCTCACCATCAAGCAAGCGGAACTGGGTGACGGTGGCATCTTCCTCTGCGACGCCGGTGCTGATGAGGTGCATTTCACACTGCGTGTGAAAGGTGAGCCTGGAGGTGTCCCTCGCCCATGTCAGGGGCAGGTGCAGTCTCATCCTGCCTCACGCCGGGATGCTTGGCATCCCCATGCCATGCTGTGCCGCTGGCAGGGCCACAGCTGAGCGCAGTGCTCCTCCGGCAGAGGCACCCGTGCTGTTCGTGAACAAAcgagaggagcaggagaagctgctggtgctggagggcGGCAGTGCCGTGCTCTCTGCCGTCACCTCCACGGAGCGCTGCGATGTCACCTGGCTGGGCCCGCGGCAGGCGGCGGTGGCCGGGGAGCGCTGCGAGCTGCGCCGGGACGGCCGCGTGCACAGCCTCATCATCCTCAACGTGGCCATGGAGGACGCGGGCACCTACACCTGCCTCTCACCGCACGACCAGATGCAGTTCGACATGACCGTCCGAGGTGGGGGCAGGGGGGCAGTGGGGGTGCCCGGGGATCCCCCTGCGGTGCCAGCGGGTGCTGATCTGGGGGGTTTGACTGTGCAGAGCTGCGGGTGAAGTTCCTGCGCGGGCTGTCGGACGTGCGGGCGCGGCAGGGCGAGCGGGTGGTGCTGTGGTGCGAGCTCTGCAAGGCGCGGGGCGACGTGGTGTGGCGGAAGGACGGGCGGGTGCTGGCGCCTGGCCCCCGCCGGCAGATGACGGCGGAGGGACGGGAGCGGTCGCTGGTGCTGAGCCGCGTGGAGCCCGGGGATGCCGGCGAGTACTGCTGCGAGTCCAACGACGACCAGACCCTGGCGACGCTGACGGTGCAGGGTGAGCCCAAGGCATCCCCACCACCTGGGGGACGCCTATTCCATGGGGGTGGTGGGGATGCTGGCACAGCGATGTCAGGATTGCAGAAATGCTCAGCGTCTCCACATGACGGGGGGTCCCTTATGCTGTGCCCTGACAACCTGGCTGTAGTCCCCAGGGTGGTGGAGATCATCATGGAACTGCAGAACCTGACAGTGCTGGAGGGTGAGGATGCCACCTTCAAGTGTCTGGTATCCCCCGAAGATGTGGCTGTGACATGGCAGCTGAATGGCCAGCCCGTGGTCCCCAGTGAGCGTCTGCTGGTGACAAGGTGTGGACTGTGCCACAGCCTCACTCTCCGGCAGTGCCAGACAGGTGATGCAGGCACTGTGACAGCCAATGCCGAGGGGCTGGTGAGCACAGCTCGGCTGAGTGTGCAAGGTGAGGGGGAAGGACAAagctggggctcagcccaggacacagccctggggccgGCTGCTGACCCACCACACGGGCCATGCAGAGGCACAGGTGCTGTTTGTGCGGAAGCTGCAGGATGtggtggcagaggagcagggggacGTGTGCCTGGAGGTGGAGGTGAGCCACGAGGCTGCCGAGGTGCAGTGGCTGAAGCAGGGCATCCTCCTTCAGCCAGGCAGCAAGTACCAGCTGCGGGAGTCGGGGTGCCGGCGCACCCTCACCATCTGCTGCCTCGGCCCTGCTGACCGCGGCACCTACCGCTGCGAGAGCCTGCATGACCGCACGCAGGCCAAGCTCCACGTGGAGCGTGAGTACCGGAATGGGGGTGGAAGGCAatggggaaggggatggggacagggagggtaCCCAACTGCTGCAATGGGAGCATGTGGGCAGAGCTGGTACTTGGCTGGAAGGGGTGCTCAGAGAGGTGGGTGCATGGGCAGGGGTGGGAGTCCTGTACAAACAACTGGATTTAGATGATCACTCCAGCAAGCACAGACTGGGAGCTGGGGTTCTGCAGTGGAGCAGACACCTACTCACAGACATGGGTCCCTCACAGCCCGGAAGGTGTCGATCCGGACACCGCTGACAGATGTGGAGACCTTTGAGAAGGAGACAGCCACCTTTCACCTGGAACTGTCTCACCCTGGCGTGACCGGGGTGTGGACACGGGACGGCATCCGGGTGAAGCCCAGTAGTACGTGCCAGATCAGTGCCACAGGCTGCGGGCACAGCCTGACACTGGAGAGGCTCACACTGGAAGACTCAGGCACCGTCACCTTCACTGCTGACACTCTGCGCTGCAGTGCCCACCTGCGTGTGCGGGGTACGGTccctggggcaggctgggggtggGTGGCACTGGCGCTGTCTgacctgctgctgttctgcactgggacacactgaggctgagctgggccacACTGGGCACATGCATTCCCCTGTCCTCAGCAGGGGTGATAGAGTGCTGGCAAGTGTTCCCCTGTCCTCAGGGAGGAGATGTGAACTGAGCAGTGGGGACACCCAGCCAGGGTCTGGGTCCAGAGCCAGCTGGAACACCACTGATGAGTGCTTGCCCATGGGTGGTGCCACTCTCACCCCATGCTGAaatgctgcaggcacagctactcttccctgcagccccaaatCCATGCCTTGTCCAATCAAGCCTTCCTGTCCTGTGTCCTGACTCCTCAGAGCCTCCAGTCACCATGGTGAGGGTCCCACGAGACCTGGGGGTCCCAGAGACGGGGGTTGCCAGCTTTGAGTGTGAGCTGTCTCGCCCCCATGCAGAGGTGAAATGGTTCAAGGTGAGGGCTCACCCTTGTCCCCTCCACCAGCACCTGGCCATGTCCTCCTCCTTGTTTTGTCCCCTGGCcgctgccctccctgccagggctgcaggcagagaagaGGGGCCAAAGCAGTGGGGTGCTGCCTGTTTGCTTCCGTGCAGGACGGGCAGGAGCTGCGGCCAGGGCCCAACTGCCGCATCTACTCGGCGGGACGGCGCCGCATCCTGCAGCTGAGCCGCTGCGAGCTGAGCGACGCCGGCAGCTACACCTGCGATGCAGGTGACTGCCAGGCCTCCGCCGTGCTGCACGTACAGGGTACGGtcacccagctcccagcagggtgTACACCCCTAAACCCTGCGCTGCCTGCTCCCCCCATCCttggctgccctggcaccctgtCCATTACTTGCAGAGCGCCAGGTCCACattgtgcaggagctgcaggacgTCCAGGTCCGGGAAGGTGACAATGCAGTCTTCACCTGCGAGGTGTCACACGGGGATGTGAAGGGCGAGTGGTTTCGGGACGGGGAGAAGATCAAGCTCTCCAGCACAGTGAAGATACGGCAAGAAGGTAGGGATGCAGGTGGCTCCACACCCggtttggggctgggatagGGCAAATTCAAGCAAGGGGAGTTTGTGTAGACAAAGggaggtccctgtccccctgcttCCTATGGGTGTGCATTGCTGTTGCCTTGAGccagcctctccctccccagggacCCGGCATTTCCTGCTGTTCTGTGGTGTGCGCCCTGAGGACCAGGGACTCATCCGCTTCACAGCCAGGACAGTCACCTCGGAGGCCAGTCTGCAGGTGGAAGGTACCAGTGCAGGCTGCAAGGTCTGGCTGGGctccagcaccagggctggggtgtACCAGATCAGCTTGTGGTGTGCCCATGGAAGCCTGCTCACCCCATAGTGCTGACACCCTGTCCccacctccagcactgccaatcCGGATTGTGAAGCCACTGCGGGACAAGACAGTGCTGGCGAGGCACAAGGCGACACTGGAGTGCACCGTGTCCCACGCCCGGGGCCGCGTGCGCTGGCTCCGTGGGGACACCGAGATCTTTGCTGGTGACAAGTATGAGATCTGCAACCTGGACTGCTACCGCACACTCATCATTCACCACGTGGGCCCCGAGGACGAGGACTCGTACACCTGCGACGCCTTCGACGACCGCTCCACTGCCCGGCTCCTTGTGGAGGGTGAGTGGGCACCTAAGGGACACCCACtgacagctgccagtgctgctgtgccttaCAGTAAAGGGACACCAGAacccgtgtccctgtcccccattGCTTGTGAGAGTCtgagtgctgggctggaggcagcaggttGATACAGCGTCAGGGTTCTGATCCTCCTTGTCTGGGATACAACTTTTGggtggcacagctgctctggcaatgccCCAGCTCACTCTGACTCCCATTGTTCCCACAGGGAGCTAGAAGCCAGGATGCAGTTCTCAGGGCCTGCATGGACTGACAGATGC
This genomic interval carries:
- the OBSL1 gene encoding obscurin-like protein 1; this translates as MAWLSHQSRPFMSEGATVGWPTGKGRVDGEVALDGCTVPGSGRKSQPGSSRGLGPVTAPCQHLPAEPAQMLQECGSATTRYCRNVNARRPAACCDPGELVMEGFGGAPRFLAYPRAFTVQSGTDAVLSCQIMGDPQPSILWEKDKNAIEPSGRFHMESKGDLYSLLVSCATPKDSGLYVCRAKNSVGETYAATMLRVEPAERREEEGCSGSIAPAFLIAPSSLRVCRGEDVMFTCRVSGQPCPVLEWEKDGHKLSELFESSHFAVGQKPEDWHFLKLFSARPQDGGVYVCRARSGSQEALAAAVLLVEPRALPDGLPNGCPPADGAEALVERQRWRRHAAGRRLAAETWVPNGVVPARVPGAKAFAVSAGKHAKFRCYVTGKPKPEIIWQKDGEPLAPGRRHLIYEDREGYFILKVLYCKPQDQGLYMCTASNTAGQTLSAVQLQVKEHRLRFQVQLADVEVAEREDAVLECQVPLETIPTSWYLEDRELQPSHKYVMEEQGVVRRLTIRDARIDDDGIYLCQMKDKGRSIAEVSVRGVIAKRLPRKLDVMEGENAVFCVETRDVVEGSCWSRDGLQLRESPRTVLKSFGRTHLLVLVHVTRQDAGIISFTVGESQTSSQLRVKCVKHDPPSAPVAAEMSVVETNTALLTWCPAPDSHLHPASHYLLERREVAGGEWVQCLATDLPSSVRVLGDSVPREADYCFRISAANKHGRSSPVEFPGSVHLAPAARVERGLQDAWVRDGEDAQFSLELSAAVHGSWFLNGARLPEEDTGGRWSVQRHGMEHSLLIQGARLVDSGAQVTFVSGGVRDSAILHVQAPQVHIAPVSEAERLRKVPAGMPVLLECQVSTPDAPVCWLKDGKAVPLDDVMAVQAEGCVRRLLLRSACPSDTGVYTCDTGDDAVSFVVTVTEMPVRIISSNEEAPHTYTAGQCVELWCQLSRPAAPVRWYKDGEEVEVGQSLVLEQEGPRCKLVLPCAQTQDTGEFVCDAGGDSAFYTITVAEEPVRIVSSNEGASHAYMAGQRVELWCQLSRPAAPVHWYKDGEEVEASESLVLEQEGLQCQLVLPCARPQDTGEFVCDAGGDSVFYTVTVAEVPVRIVSSNKEASHSYMVGQRVELWCQLSRPVSPVRWYKDGKEVEVGERLVLEQEGLQCRLVLPCARIQDTGEFLCNASDASVSYSILVAEPPVRILQPPQRSLELLVQAPGCVELRCELSVPDAPVHWFKDGLEVDETDNLQLLVEGAWRCLFIPTSSAEDAGEYICETKDEAVSFDVKVSEPPVRILQPCRPVPVMTVSPGETVTLCCELSRADTPVCWAKEGVRLEAGGGLVLEEEGVHRRLLIPAAQAEHSGKYTCDTANDTVTFTIQVLNPLVRILEKDVLPTHRRCQAMEDLVLEVQLSHTHGEVKWYKDGEKLQDTGRVRLEEDGVRRSLVILGATGKDAGEYLCDTGDDSIVFFITVEAPEPPVTIVGSTGAVAHRCLVAGEDLVLACELSRPDAVVRWLRNGQEVHPGERVQLEARGVLRQLTITGAQPSDAGCYICDAASDRMVTNVEVSARPVCIVNKEEAQSPLEVQEGDSVTLVARLSLETAAVQWQKDGQTLCSGGRLLVCSEGPTRSLTIKQAELGDGGIFLCDAGADEVHFTLRVKEAPVLFVNKREEQEKLLVLEGGSAVLSAVTSTERCDVTWLGPRQAAVAGERCELRRDGRVHSLIILNVAMEDAGTYTCLSPHDQMQFDMTVRELRVKFLRGLSDVRARQGERVVLWCELCKARGDVVWRKDGRVLAPGPRRQMTAEGRERSLVLSRVEPGDAGEYCCESNDDQTLATLTVQVPRVVEIIMELQNLTVLEGEDATFKCLVSPEDVAVTWQLNGQPVVPSERLLVTRCGLCHSLTLRQCQTGDAGTVTANAEGLVSTARLSVQEAQVLFVRKLQDVVAEEQGDVCLEVEVSHEAAEVQWLKQGILLQPGSKYQLRESGCRRTLTICCLGPADRGTYRCESLHDRTQAKLHVEPRKVSIRTPLTDVETFEKETATFHLELSHPGVTGVWTRDGIRVKPSSTCQISATGCGHSLTLERLTLEDSGTVTFTADTLRCSAHLRVREPPVTMVRVPRDLGVPETGVASFECELSRPHAEVKWFKDGQELRPGPNCRIYSAGRRRILQLSRCELSDAGSYTCDAGDCQASAVLHVQERQVHIVQELQDVQVREGDNAVFTCEVSHGDVKGEWFRDGEKIKLSSTVKIRQEGTRHFLLFCGVRPEDQGLIRFTARTVTSEASLQVEALPIRIVKPLRDKTVLARHKATLECTVSHARGRVRWLRGDTEIFAGDKYEICNLDCYRTLIIHHVGPEDEDSYTCDAFDDRSTARLLVEGS